One genomic segment of Candidatus Alcyoniella australis includes these proteins:
- a CDS encoding radical SAM protein, with the protein MSRDRLLLLNPPADRPTMRDYYCSSSSKGRTVWQPLDLVVQSGWLRGARELTLIDAAISGQTAQKVLREIERLKPQATLGLIGAAALDSDVQFYNELGAAAGRLFLSGDVARFRPQEVFTAIPTAEGILRDLASDGLARRLADEEPGQGLWLRGGPLDDGPLKGEFRYPLPLHELFWPLPYRHPFLGWPFASLLTDHGCPFGCAFCNSGRPGWMQREPDDLFAELEALAERGLRWLFIKDMTFNADPKRCADLLQRMIAGNYGFRFAAYLRPDRIDDGLARLLRKAGCVVAQLGIESGSDELLAGQGKGIDLAAIRRGCAQLDRAGVPIGGHFVVGLPGESDAQRAATLRLALELPLVYASFNLATPRYGSRLEPGGGLEQMDGSHAVQPMLPQVLEFVRRANRRFYLRPRTWRRAAATSPAGARGLLRGGLALLTGKGA; encoded by the coding sequence ATGTCCAGAGACAGGCTGCTGCTGCTCAATCCACCGGCCGACAGGCCGACCATGCGCGATTACTATTGCTCGTCCTCGAGCAAAGGACGCACGGTCTGGCAGCCGCTGGACCTAGTGGTGCAAAGCGGCTGGCTGCGCGGCGCGCGTGAACTGACGTTGATCGACGCGGCAATCAGCGGACAAACCGCGCAAAAGGTGCTCCGGGAGATCGAGCGCCTCAAACCGCAGGCCACGTTGGGATTGATCGGTGCGGCGGCGCTGGACTCGGACGTGCAATTTTACAACGAGTTGGGCGCGGCCGCGGGCAGGCTGTTTCTCTCGGGTGACGTGGCGCGCTTTCGGCCCCAGGAGGTGTTTACCGCAATCCCCACGGCCGAGGGGATCCTGCGCGACCTGGCCTCCGATGGCCTGGCGCGAAGGCTCGCCGACGAAGAGCCGGGCCAGGGGCTGTGGCTGCGAGGGGGACCGTTGGACGATGGTCCGCTCAAAGGAGAGTTTCGCTATCCGTTGCCCCTGCACGAACTGTTCTGGCCGCTGCCCTATCGACATCCGTTCCTTGGTTGGCCCTTCGCCTCGCTGCTGACCGATCATGGCTGCCCCTTTGGCTGCGCGTTTTGCAACTCGGGTCGCCCGGGCTGGATGCAACGCGAACCCGACGATCTGTTTGCCGAGCTCGAGGCCCTGGCCGAGCGCGGATTGCGCTGGCTGTTCATCAAGGACATGACGTTCAACGCCGATCCCAAGCGTTGCGCTGATCTGTTGCAGCGGATGATTGCCGGCAACTACGGTTTTCGTTTCGCCGCGTATCTGCGCCCCGACCGCATCGACGACGGGCTGGCGCGGCTGCTCCGGAAGGCCGGATGCGTTGTGGCCCAGCTCGGGATCGAGAGCGGGTCGGACGAGCTGCTCGCGGGCCAGGGCAAGGGGATCGACTTGGCGGCGATCAGGCGCGGCTGTGCGCAGTTGGATCGCGCGGGCGTGCCTATCGGCGGGCACTTCGTGGTCGGACTGCCCGGCGAGAGCGACGCCCAGCGCGCGGCCACGTTGCGGCTGGCGCTGGAGTTGCCCCTGGTCTACGCCTCGTTCAACCTGGCCACGCCGCGCTACGGCTCGCGGCTCGAGCCCGGCGGAGGACTGGAACAGATGGACGGATCGCACGCAGTGCAACCCATGTTGCCGCAGGTGCTCGAGTTCGTGCGCCGGGCCAATCGACGCTTCTATTTACGGCCGCGGACCTGGCGCCGTGCGGCCGCGACATCACCCGCCGGAGCGCGGGGGCTGCTGCGCGGCGGCCTGGCGCTGCTGACAGGCAAGGGGGCTTGA
- a CDS encoding radical SAM protein — protein MANVLLLRPGPDKLASRRKFVPDLGIGYLSSTLKAHEHRVCFVDLNAPGLGPDALANVLRSECFDLVGIKAFSNETPHVVDCLQTVKSLSPQSVSILGGPHPSGMGVRVLEQFPQLDLAQVSEAESGLPMLAALVAEHGRDALERADDLASIPGLVYRSDNGAQANERALVEDLDSLGLPDFEAMNLRWFVKHPACFFGQYIPLMTGRGCPMPCTYCAARLISGRQRRVHGLDYLLEYLRRVRDDYGASSFSLIDDHFLAESQFALAFCNRLVDEQIGLRWQCASNGVRAEMLSEELVRAMERSGCRFISVGIESGAPRVLELMKRRVDVQTLYEKIAMVRRVSSIRVCGFHVLGFPGETEQEREQTLRGSLRSRLDYADFLIFQPFPGSVIGDRMLGSMALETLANIDYDRPTTAMDPQTALQVKRFQRKAYLRFYLRPRVLFGALVRGPSLRIMFKNLLSVFMPSRGGR, from the coding sequence ATGGCCAACGTCCTGCTACTCCGACCCGGTCCCGACAAACTTGCGTCGCGACGCAAGTTCGTGCCCGACCTGGGCATCGGCTATTTGAGCTCGACGCTCAAGGCTCACGAGCACCGGGTGTGCTTCGTCGATCTCAATGCTCCGGGATTAGGCCCCGACGCCCTGGCCAACGTACTGCGCTCGGAGTGCTTCGACCTTGTCGGGATCAAGGCCTTTAGCAACGAGACCCCGCACGTGGTCGACTGTCTGCAAACCGTGAAAAGCCTCAGCCCGCAAAGCGTGAGTATCCTCGGCGGTCCGCATCCCTCGGGAATGGGCGTGCGCGTGCTCGAGCAATTCCCGCAGCTCGACCTGGCGCAGGTCAGCGAGGCCGAGAGCGGCCTGCCGATGCTGGCCGCCCTGGTTGCGGAACACGGCCGCGACGCGCTGGAGCGCGCCGACGATCTGGCGTCGATCCCGGGCCTAGTCTATCGCAGCGACAACGGAGCGCAGGCCAACGAGCGCGCGCTGGTCGAGGACCTGGACAGCCTGGGCCTGCCCGACTTCGAGGCGATGAACCTGCGCTGGTTCGTCAAGCATCCGGCGTGCTTCTTCGGCCAGTACATCCCGCTGATGACCGGCCGCGGCTGCCCCATGCCCTGCACCTACTGCGCGGCGCGGCTGATCAGCGGCAGGCAACGCCGGGTGCACGGGCTGGACTATCTGCTCGAATACCTGCGCCGCGTGCGCGACGACTACGGCGCGTCGAGCTTCTCGCTGATCGACGACCACTTCCTGGCCGAGTCGCAGTTCGCCCTGGCGTTCTGCAACCGGCTGGTCGATGAACAGATCGGCCTGCGCTGGCAGTGCGCGTCCAACGGCGTGCGCGCTGAGATGCTCAGCGAGGAGCTGGTGCGCGCCATGGAGCGCTCGGGCTGCCGCTTTATCTCGGTGGGCATCGAGTCCGGCGCGCCGCGGGTACTCGAGCTGATGAAACGCCGGGTCGACGTGCAAACCCTCTACGAGAAGATCGCGATGGTGCGACGCGTCAGCTCGATCCGCGTCTGCGGCTTCCACGTGCTGGGCTTCCCCGGCGAGACCGAGCAGGAGCGCGAGCAGACCCTGCGCGGCTCGTTGCGCAGTCGGCTGGACTACGCCGACTTCCTGATCTTCCAGCCCTTCCCCGGCTCGGTAATCGGCGATCGCATGCTGGGCTCGATGGCGCTGGAGACCCTGGCCAACATCGACTACGACCGGCCGACCACCGCGATGGACCCGCAGACCGCGCTCCAGGTCAAGCGCTTTCAGCGCAAGGCCTATTTGCGCTTCTACCTGCGACCGCGGGTGCTGTTCGGCGCGCTGGTGCGCGGGCCCTCGCTACGGATCATGTTTAAAAATTTACTCTCGGTATTCATGCCCAGCCGGGGCGGCCGATGA
- a CDS encoding glycosyltransferase family 2 protein, which yields MSEPRKLSIVIPCYNEQLYVYEVLRRACHVDLDEPNMQREVLIVDDGSSDGSVEQIEAFIAEHPSAPVKLLRHERNRGKGAAIRSALAQATGDFLIVQDADLEYSIEDYPKLLRPLLEGKPVVYGTRHSGRIWRTHISGTIFALGGALENIFFRLLYPRGPTMTDIATCYKCFRMDVIKSLPLRCEGFEFCPEVSAMLANRKLPIHEVLVSYTPRKVWQGKKIRTRDFFIAIATLWRVRTRRL from the coding sequence ATGAGCGAACCGCGCAAGCTGAGCATCGTCATCCCCTGCTACAACGAGCAGCTCTACGTCTACGAGGTGCTGCGCCGCGCCTGCCACGTCGATCTGGACGAGCCGAACATGCAACGCGAGGTATTGATCGTGGACGACGGCTCCAGCGACGGATCGGTGGAGCAGATCGAAGCGTTCATCGCCGAGCATCCAAGCGCGCCGGTTAAGCTGCTGCGCCACGAGCGCAACCGCGGCAAGGGAGCCGCAATCCGCAGCGCCCTGGCACAGGCGACCGGCGATTTCCTGATCGTGCAGGATGCGGACCTCGAATACTCGATCGAGGACTACCCCAAGCTGCTGCGGCCGCTGCTCGAGGGCAAACCCGTGGTCTACGGCACGCGCCACTCGGGGCGCATCTGGCGTACGCACATCTCGGGCACGATCTTCGCCCTGGGCGGAGCGCTGGAGAACATCTTCTTCCGCCTGCTCTACCCACGCGGCCCGACGATGACCGACATCGCCACCTGCTATAAGTGCTTCCGCATGGACGTGATCAAGAGCCTGCCGCTGCGTTGCGAGGGGTTCGAGTTCTGCCCCGAGGTCTCGGCGATGCTCGCCAACCGCAAGCTGCCGATCCACGAGGTGCTGGTGAGCTACACCCCGCGCAAAGTCTGGCAGGGCAAGAAGATCCGCACCCGCGACTTCTTCATCGCCATCGCCACCCTCTGGCGCGTGCGCACACGGCGTTTGTAG
- a CDS encoding DUF4434 domain-containing protein: MSARAILRWLLLALLCLIVAGLAACDADDDDDDGGDHADDDDETIVLQLDGVFLDPLWNTGLEADELSAKLGRAKQELQAKIVILPWTLLHDEALYASSRFERMDGLAVDDLVTALLDAAQENQMQVVIGLSAARNAAEINLDPEAAEVARQTALVQELSALYADHPALLGFYLNYELTAEPGPQWLSLLTKVADACHDAAPDQQLWISACYPGPPLTLMVDEILRRDSDVQIEEIDDSQFRAFWARSWIEAAMACGVDVLLIADRIGAHRNNWITLERDYASLLEARTMLGAQVELAAQVELFDTVDQGTLRPWPGPADPERVEQQIELAQRYTGRAVGYSWDLFDEQAQQPDTALAADVELEDSALWIDEHLHAKCWRDGQIVTVRDGQWPVDAGSNWWQEDACWLTGIYCSAQSFRYAVTGDPEAAEYARRAWQTLHNMSHTTPLPGEVVRNYTTYFFEQLVPLQPNSDTIKRWHRHPVKELYWVGDISIDQLAGYLPGIANYYDLVADEQERATIRQDVHEIMTLIVDNGLRAVQFDGQNATFGNLRASPSLALCFLQIAWHITGEQRFRDKFLDIYYGERMDQATLLVYYAMHNIARKYGGQHFLDSGFYHLLAYEEDPQIYGELARVLDYIYAGSHDFGNAAANLTHRAHNPDSNGGLIALNELQRTDVPMLDNGYWYATVNQDYSAGDVYIPIERRPAKEYYWSYAPDWKATPRGGPYNRYAGAEWLMVYWGGRYHGWVR; the protein is encoded by the coding sequence ATGAGCGCGCGCGCGATTTTACGCTGGCTGTTGCTCGCCTTGCTGTGCCTGATCGTCGCGGGCCTTGCCGCGTGCGACGCTGACGATGACGACGACGACGGCGGCGACCACGCTGACGATGACGACGAGACGATCGTGTTGCAGCTCGACGGCGTGTTTCTCGATCCGCTGTGGAACACCGGGCTCGAGGCCGACGAGCTGTCGGCCAAGCTCGGTCGCGCGAAACAGGAGCTGCAAGCCAAGATTGTGATTTTGCCCTGGACCCTGTTGCACGACGAGGCGCTCTACGCCTCGTCGCGCTTCGAGCGGATGGACGGTCTGGCAGTGGACGATTTGGTGACCGCGCTGCTCGACGCTGCGCAAGAAAACCAGATGCAAGTAGTGATCGGCCTGAGCGCCGCGCGCAACGCCGCGGAGATCAACCTCGATCCCGAGGCCGCGGAGGTCGCGCGCCAGACCGCGCTGGTCCAGGAACTCAGCGCGTTGTACGCCGATCATCCGGCGCTGCTCGGGTTCTACCTCAACTACGAGCTGACGGCCGAGCCCGGACCGCAGTGGCTCTCGCTGCTGACCAAGGTCGCTGACGCATGCCACGACGCGGCGCCCGACCAACAGTTGTGGATCAGCGCGTGCTACCCCGGACCGCCGCTGACCCTGATGGTCGATGAGATTTTGCGACGCGACAGCGACGTGCAGATTGAAGAAATCGACGACTCGCAATTTCGCGCGTTTTGGGCGCGCAGCTGGATCGAGGCGGCGATGGCCTGCGGGGTCGACGTGCTGCTGATCGCCGACCGGATCGGCGCACATCGCAACAACTGGATTACCCTCGAGCGCGACTACGCCTCGCTGCTCGAGGCGCGCACGATGCTCGGCGCACAAGTGGAGCTGGCCGCGCAGGTCGAGCTGTTCGACACGGTGGACCAAGGGACGCTGCGTCCCTGGCCCGGACCGGCCGACCCCGAGCGCGTGGAGCAACAGATCGAGCTTGCGCAACGCTATACGGGGCGCGCCGTGGGCTATAGTTGGGATCTGTTCGACGAGCAGGCGCAGCAGCCCGACACGGCCCTGGCGGCCGATGTCGAACTCGAGGACAGCGCGCTGTGGATCGACGAGCATTTACACGCCAAGTGCTGGCGCGACGGTCAGATCGTCACGGTGCGCGACGGCCAGTGGCCGGTGGACGCGGGCTCCAACTGGTGGCAGGAGGACGCCTGTTGGCTGACCGGGATCTACTGCTCGGCCCAGAGCTTCCGCTACGCGGTCACGGGCGATCCCGAGGCCGCGGAGTATGCGCGACGCGCCTGGCAGACCCTGCACAACATGTCGCACACCACGCCGCTGCCCGGCGAGGTAGTGCGCAACTACACCACATACTTCTTTGAGCAGCTCGTGCCGCTGCAACCCAATTCGGACACGATCAAGCGTTGGCACCGCCACCCGGTCAAGGAGCTGTACTGGGTGGGGGACATCTCGATCGACCAGCTCGCGGGCTATCTGCCGGGGATCGCCAACTACTACGACCTGGTGGCCGACGAGCAGGAGCGCGCCACCATCCGCCAGGACGTACACGAGATCATGACGTTGATCGTGGATAACGGCCTACGGGCCGTGCAGTTCGACGGCCAGAACGCCACCTTCGGCAACCTGCGCGCCTCGCCCTCGCTGGCACTGTGCTTTTTACAGATCGCCTGGCACATCACCGGCGAGCAGCGCTTCCGCGATAAGTTCCTCGATATCTACTACGGCGAACGGATGGATCAGGCCACGCTGCTGGTCTACTACGCGATGCACAACATCGCGCGCAAGTACGGCGGCCAGCACTTCCTCGACTCGGGGTTTTACCACCTGCTGGCCTACGAGGAGGATCCGCAGATCTACGGCGAATTGGCGCGGGTGCTGGACTACATCTACGCCGGCAGCCACGACTTCGGCAACGCGGCGGCCAACCTGACCCATCGCGCGCACAACCCGGATTCCAACGGCGGGCTGATCGCGCTCAACGAACTGCAGCGCACCGACGTGCCGATGCTCGATAACGGCTATTGGTATGCCACGGTCAATCAGGACTACTCGGCCGGAGACGTCTACATCCCCATCGAGCGCCGGCCGGCCAAAGAGTACTACTGGTCTTACGCGCCGGACTGGAAAGCCACGCCTCGCGGCGGGCCGTACAACCGCTATGCCGGGGCCGAGTGGCTGATGGTCTACTGGGGCGGACGCTACCACGGCTGGGTGCGGTAG